DNA from Pecten maximus chromosome 18, xPecMax1.1, whole genome shotgun sequence:
AATCCGTATTTATGACCACAAGGAaggtttaaattaaaaaaaacccaacatatTCTGTACTCGGGGCTACGTGTaaaaatacagtatatacaattgatttattttcacacattttttaaaaccctGGCCAGCGTCCTCAAGGTCTGGAATTCTGTATCGATACTATCAGAGTATTAAATCAGgaacatatgtaaatataagataatatACACATGTCAATCATCGGTTACCTTTACGACAGGAGGTCGATTTCAGAGCCAATTATAATTTATtggtaattaattaattagtgGTTTGAATAGGAATGGTGCCACAACAGGTTCGTGTTATGAtgtttatataggtatatattatctatatataagtAGGGTCttgtaagtaataacgacggtataatccaatataggtactggatcctaacatagtgttgtatagggtctagtaagtaataacgacggtatggtccaatataggtactggatcctaacatagtgttgtatagggtctagtaagtaataacgacggtataatccaatataggtactggatcctaacaaacagatgttcgttggatgcgtattactagaaatagataattgtcaagtagtaataacgacagtacagacaagtaaattgtcgaattttcgaggcaatctgcccctttatcaacttatcaagacacaggtaaattacaaacgatcacatatagacatagaacatggaatagttacacaaatatagtgggtataaacaacaataagtatcgttatgttgtgaaaacgatccccctcgaccgataattaattcgccgagggcccATTATGATTAActagaaaacatcttaggtggtgtacagatggtaaaagtaaatgaataaataaataaataatataaccaAAAGGTTTAAAAAAGTAACATCTCGAATTGAATCGATGTGATGGAAGCTCGTGCTATgtagtgaatgtttttgtttttatttttctacgCGGTATGTTCATTTCGTCCCGCAAATCTCGGCCCAAACAGCGGGTAGCAGTGACAATATCGGGTGGCAAATCCCATATTACTGACTAAAATTAGTTCGTTTTAACGAAATTGAATAAATAGTTTaatcatataaatgtatttgtgtAGAAATGCATAATTTAggcattaaatatatatatatcttctatTTCAtgtataacttagcaacacaaatgacgaaggaagacaactttttgactcgtgccctgaccgggcctcgaactcacgatctacggtacccaatcgcctagccagaactacccgcagcttataccgctgcatCACCTCGGCGTTCtgaaaaaagaacgtttcaatggcgcagagatggtcggcccgataccctgacatgatcattgtggaagtcttCTATTTCATGTATATAGAGGGTTTACAGAAGTCAGCCATCCTATACGTATTTTCCCATTTTATAGAACCGCCTTGGCGAGAAAGAATAAGCAAGAGGTAAAAGCATACGAGGCTtttgtatgtaaaaaaaaattaccttctGAGTAAATTTCCAACCCACGGAATTAAATAgttttgtttgtatatcattataattatcatgATTGTTTATTGATAACAAAGACCAGTTGTTATTTAACTCAGTAATACTAAAGTgtacgtatacatatatgtgtatattaaaCGTAATGGACATGcacttttgtaattgtgtattgtgttataatatattacattgtattgtttggTAATGTCTCTCTGATGTGTTGAaaaacacaaggaaataaagGAACCTGTTTCTGAATCTGAGatgttaattataaattttgatatgATACAATTTCATATCCATGTGTAGATACattataaacaattatacaGCTGCAATATACAAGCTGTAATGGGAGAGGCTGAGACATTTTGATGGGGTGTGGAGGGGGGTCGATTAAACTGATAAGCATTAACATTTTATAGTTAACGTTGAGATATTCATTCAGTTACAAACAGACAATGTTTTAAGGACATCTTACCAGTCAGAGAAAACAGGAGATTTAGATTAAGATTGAAATCTGTCTGTTggttttctttaaaatgtctTTGCACTAAAACATCTGTGTCCCTAGACAGGACGCCGTTAAACTGTTTTTTTTGTATACTTAGCTATATTTGATGACGGGAGATAGTTTGTGATCAAATAGACCGATCggaaaaaatgtttaatatggAAAATAACCCATCAGAAAACGTCATAGGAAAGACAAACAGACGGCCAGATAAGCTTACATATCACGGCAAATTTAAGGTGACACAACTTTGCTGTCAGACCGAGCTAGATAAAATATGGCACTCGAACACTAATGCCTGAATCAATCGTTGCCTGGTATTGAGTTTAAATATTCGAGATCAAcacaatttccatttaaacatcacgattattttatatcagaaatGTTCTATTTGATTGTGTGGGAGATCTGTATTACAACTTATTTTTTCCGGCtttcacccccccccccccccccccccccccctaaattTCGTCCCTACTGACGATTCCGAGATGGACGGAGTAGGTCAAACGTTCCATGGTCAATATTTCTCAGTTAATGTAGCTACATGTTTGAATAAGTTCGTATTTAAAACTTTTTCTCACTTGTGTGTATCTAATTCaatcttttataatatttatttaaaattggatatgaaattaaaaactaaacaaattttCCACTGTAATTTTTTCCTGGCTTTTGTGTCCATGCGGAAACTACGACGTTTCAATATACAAGtattttatatagtaaaatagaaaaatgaatgaagaaataaatgattaaactgataaataaatagagatatttaaatatgaatGATCCGCATTTAGGGAGGATCGGTTTTTGTGGTCTTTTGAATATAGATGTAAGACTACACGATTTTACTTCGATAAGGAAACTTCTCTGACAGGGAATGCAAAATGCacaaatatgacgtcataatggtCAAACACTTACCCGCATATTGGTCATAAAACACATGCGTGTCGTAACATAGTCCGGAGCTTGTACAGGACGTGAAGAGGCCGGAGTGAGCCGAGCCATCGTCCGAaactgaccagtggtcagttGCTAGTccaatgataaaaaatactgtTCCTAACAGTTCTATCAGGCATGCTATCCAGTCGATTTCGACACGACAAGGCATGATTGTCCAGCTTCAGTTACAGGACACACTTACTGACCAGCCGGACACAAAACGCCTTATAACAGTTTCCGGGATAATGTCTTCAAACTCCAATATCACCGATCGTCTCCAAGTCACCTGTTTGATGCCTGGTTTATCCAGTGCTGGTTAAAATCACAAGCCGATGTCGAATCGAGGGGCAATTTCTCCCCAATTTTTGAATCCAtcacatatttttaaaaagattttgcaCATCGGTCGTCAATTAAAACTAAGTAGGTTCCTTAAGAAACTCCATCATATTCACAAACGTGTCTGTATGAAATATAGCCCCGTCGAAATCAATGACTGCTTTCCGACTTAAGATTGAAgtgtttcaccaatatttgtCCAATGTCATTCTGCCGAACTGTGGCACAAGGAGAGAGTGAAATGCACACACCTCGAAACCTGGACTAGTTCGGCAACCAACCGTCCGGGTGGTCAGAATCTAAATGTCCAGGTAGCCACACCAAACTTCAATGGTcctaaaattcaaatttattatCCCCGATTTgaattgtatcattataaaacctgtctgtaatcttcaagttttaaaattttagtcCGTGGGTATTCATACGTAAATTTGCCGCAATGAGTCGATGACAGCTCATGTCTGGCAGTGGTGTATAggtatttaaacattaaatcgTGCCAAGTTCCTTTCCTGATCAGAGAGGGGCCCAAACGGGGTATTTCTAGGTCaaagtacagtgtgtatatcaGCGATATGTCGAAAAAGGTATTTAACCCATTTGATTGAATTATGCTAATGTCTATTCAGTTTAAACACGTGTTTATGGATTTAAATCTATTCGTAGATATTCACGATAAAGTATTTCCACAACTTAAACAGAATTTAAATGGAGAAATACAGATGTCATGTTAAAAATCTAATTCTATCGAACGTCTAGAGTGTGGGAGGGGGACTGCAGAACTATGCATATTTGATAACTCGTagataatgaataaaataaaataaagtattgaCGGGTTTGTAAACTAATCTAACATGTTTACACGTGATAAGTCTGTTTACTAACTAGTTAAAAATTAACAGGTTTGGAATGATTAGGTAGAAAAGTAGGTACAGTAATTAAATtacaatcaattaaaaaaaatacactgaAATTCACTTGGATTCAAACGGACTATTAAATAAAACTTTTTGCCAGATAATTCAGGAAAATGAACAACTCTTAATTATCAATTTTTGATTAACTGAGTTTGTGATGTTTCTAAATGTTTTAAAGAGTAGCGAAACATTTTCTAAATGTTTTTAAGAGTCAGGAAGAAAAGAGTTCATAGCCCTATGAATGAAATTGCTATTGAAAAGGcaagatataaacaaaataatgaaattatatcTCATAAAGAGGAAATCgtattacaatacaatacaatacaatacaatacaatactggACTGACAATTGTTACTTTGAAATGGCTGCAACTAGGAGTATGAGTACAAGTAGTAGTAAAGATAAATCCAAGGGTTTTCATTCTGGAAGACTCAGTGATATATCCAAAGGGAAAATGTCTACTGATGAGAAACTGGACAATATATTCACTATACTGTCAACGATGAAGGAGGATATGTGTCAACAGATGATAAGTTTAAGAGAAGAAATCAGACGAGAAAACAGAGAACTGATAGAGAGATTGGAGGGTCGTGTGTTCGACTTAGAGGAGCAAAATGAGGACTTGAAACAAACAGTTACCAAGCTTGAACAACATTTATCAGACTCGGAAGATAAAAGGATAGAAttggaaatcaaacaaaatgatCTGGAGCAGCACGGGAGAAAAAACTCTATCAGGATAGTTGGACTGGAAGATTCTAATAGAAATGAGACTGTAGAAGATTGTGTTGGAAAGATTGTGAGTTTTGTGAAGGACAAGTTGAAAGTTGCGATCTGCAAATCTGACATAGACATTGCACACAGACTTGGGCCTTTTCAGCGAGGTAAACCACGTAGCATTATCTGCAAGTTCACTCACAGAAGGAAGAAGATAGAGATTATCCAGGGAAGGAAAGTGTTGAAGGGATCTGGGATATACATCACAGAGGACTTGACTCGAATAAATCAACAGAGACTAAAGGCTGCTTTCGAACTCCAATGTGTTGAGCGTTCATGGAGTATGGATGGAAAACTGTTTGTGTTGTTGAAATCTGGAAAAAAAAGGAGAATTTATGCTGATACAATTTTGTCGGAGGCCTTTTTGATGGACGATAACAATTTCCGCGTAAGTAATCATATCTGATAATCAGTGACTTTATATGTACAAATGATCTCATTTGACATACATAGTGAACCCTTTGATACTTTTGTACATGTTGATTGATCAGGTATTGATTGACTTTCTTTATAtctgacaatgaaatattaacCGACTCGGAATATTATATGTGTCTAGATTATGTATTagtattattaatattttctatttgattattattaggTGCAGTGTTAtaattttgacagatatttacTGCACATTAATAAATGCATGAAAGAGTCGAAAGTGAATGAAAGATGAAACTACTTATGATACTTTGTGATGTATGGTGCTAGCACCTGTAATTACATGGTGCTATTACAATTCTATAATACTGAgtgcggttttttttttttttttttttatattataatgaattatgtatataatattcatataagCTGGGTCTCTTTCCTACATGACATTATAATCAagataaattaaataatatgttGCTTGCAGTAATAGATTACCATTCCTGACATGTGGAAAGTGTAACAGTGcaaatattgtttcattaatttatCTTCACAACAATAATAAGAAGGCTACAAGATTGTAATCAAGTGTATTAatacctattatatatattcacatttaCTTGTACACCTttttatttgtctgtttatgCTGGATATCTATAAATGTCAGGAGTAGGTGGGAAATACTCGCCACCCAGACATTATTAGTATCctacatataatacataattaaaacacatttacatgcGTATGTGTAAATGACCATTCTTATGTATTTGTGCCTCCTTGTGCATAAGGGATTTACTAAGAACTTGGTGTAGGTGGGAATCTACCCGCCACCCAGATAAGCTTCTGTATAAATCTCAACATATGCTCACATATATATCGTACATATCAATGGTCATGCACATACGGATGACCAAagtgtgtattttatatcaatgtattatagtgCATCACCATAACATATATATGGTTGAATCTACATCACTTATGTATGACccaaagaaatttttttttttttatcaatattccaCATATATCTTATAATTATTTGCTTACTGgacacatatatatgtttatatatatatatatatagcaagaCGGATGATATGATCGATGGTTTCTTTTCTGGTAATGGTATAGTAATACTGCTGAATTCCGAATTCACTTGTATATCATCATAGGCCTGTAAATAGTACCGGTATAAAAATATACTTGTAACACCTGGTGTAGGTGGGAAATACTCGCCACCCTGTTAGgaattttttatgatatatccTACTAACCAATGCAACTGAACATACATGAATagtatatttaaatacatatagcAAGACGGATAATATGATCCGCCACACCAGGTTTCTTTTCTGGTTATGTTATAGTAGTACTGCTGACTTCCGGTTTCACTTCTTGCTTTATTTATGCGGAGTGGAATATTGTGAAAGTATGCATGGATGAAAAGGAAACAAATGTGCAAGGTGTAAGAGTACAGGTAAAGCAAGTAGAATATGATTTAGGTATAGTCGATAGTGTGTCATTTCTTTatctttttcttattttttgtttgatctCATCTatgtttttctgtgttttttccTTATGTCTATCACTGcttcctttccttttcttcttgAGTGTCAGATTTATTACTATTCTACTGCTGGCAAGGGCTCCGCTAGAGCTCCTGCCCTCTCGCGTTGTCTTAGGCTGTGTCACATATATGGTCAATGATTCTAATAAGATAAACGGTTTAGATATGTAACTTGTTGAGTGTATAAAGATAATATCAGCAAACTGTCAAGGTCTAGGAGATAGACATAAAAGAAAAGATGTTTTTTCTTACTTGAAAAATAAgcattataatattttctgtttacaGGATACACATTTCACTCCTGAACTTGAAAATATAATTAGAGCAGAATGGGGTTATGACTGCtattttaattcattcagaTCAAATGCACGGGGGGTAGCAATTTTACTCAATAACAATTTTGAAGTAAAAGTATTGCAGGTAAAAAGGGAGTTGTCTGGTAATTTTTTGGCACTTGATATGAGGATAGAAGGTAGAAAAGTAACATTAATTACACTATATGGCCCTAATTCAGACAATCCAGAATTTTATGAAAACTTAACTGAAACTATTAATCTATTTGGCAATGATTCTTTTATAATATGTGGTGATTTTAACTTAGTTTTGAACCCTACAGTGGATTATGATAAAagctataaaaatataaataacccAAAAGCCAGGGATAAAATAATTGAACTTATAGAAGAATTTGgaatggtagatatatatagagaacagCATCCAGAAAATAGAAGATACACCTGGAGGAGAAGTAATCCTGTTAAACAAGCTAGGctagatttttttcttatttcggACAATCTATTACCAAGcattcattattcaaatattgaacCAGGCTATAGAACAGATCATTCACTTCCTGTAATTGCTTTAAAGTTTAACGAATTCAGAAAAGGAAAAGGATTATGGAAGTTTAACAATTCACTTTTACATGATTTAGATTACTTAGAActtataaataaacttattttagaCATTAAAAGACAATATGCTCTTCCAGTTTATCATTTAGAAAACATCAGCAATATACCTGATTCTGATATACAATTTATGATAAGCGATCAACTTTTTTTGGAAACACTTTTAATAGAAATTCGAGGCAAAACCATTTCCCACTCGTCATATAAAAAGAAGATACAGAATTTGAACGAAAGTAGACTTATAGAAACTATACATGAACTAGAAGATAGTAATGAGGTTGATATAGACAGGgtgaatgaaaaaaaacaagaattacaaaatataagatTGAATAAATTAAAAGGTAGCTTAATTCGATCTAGAGCTAAATGGGTAGAAGAGGGTGAAAAACCAACacattatttcttaaatttagaaaacagaAATTACACCTCAAAGTTAATACCAATGATAGAGAAAGAAAATGGTGATAAAATAACTAAACAAGCAGAAATTCTCGATGAggtaaaacatttttacaaaaaattgtaTACAACTGAtcattatatagaggatattcaCCTaggtgattttttaaaagatattgatATTCCAAAATTAGGGATGGGTATTGCCACCTTTTTCAATATTGcgatatattgcaatatttgacctgatattgcaatatattgcgATATATTGCAGAAATTATTTGCTAGCCTGAATATAAAAACAGAAGACAAGGGTATGTAGCAATAACTTTAATAGACTTCCACAAgtcattaaacaaaacaaaacaagggtAAACATAGCATATTatgctttgaaaaaaataaattttgagaTCACAGGTAAGTACAAAATGGACTagattctaaaaaaaaacctaacaaATCTCGGTTTGTTTATAAATCACAACTGACCATTAATCAAGTAATTTGATTAGTTTCTTCtttaatttgaatgaaataaaaacaatttaaaataatataaatttaacactagatcacattttattttgatacaatatacattattaatttattatattcCATAATTCATCAAatacttttaattttattttcaaaaattaaaatctggaattaaatatttatgatcatgtaatttccattttaaaaaataatttcaccTGATCAGCCCTTTGGAGTTCTCCTTTCACAACACCCTTTACTTGTTCGTATTTTTTTGGAATTGCAATTTGTGAAAAATGCTTCCGACCTGGAACTTTGTACCTTGGATCTAATGTGTGTAGCATCTTCCTGAAACAGTCTGTGTCAACTGTTTTAAATGGCCTCATGTCATTAATAAGGAAATTGGTAATGGTTTCCGTTATTTCTGTTGCACGTCTTGAGCCTGGAGGATATGGCGTTTTATTTGCTATTACTGTTGGCAAGGTACACTGAGACGTCTTTCTGTCGTGAACTTGAGTTTCCTTTGTAGTAGAAGCTAAGCCACTGGAACCAGATTGTTGTGTATTTTTACTGTCAGTGTCGTCATTACTACGCTCACGTAGATTTGGATGACGGGCTCTGATATGGGACGACAGATTTGTCGTTCCACCTGAGTATTTAACAGATGCCATGCACATCCTACAAACGGCAACATTTTCAACAAGCTTGCCTTCAATTTTTTTCAGTCCAAAATGTTCCCAAACCGTTGATTTTGCTTTTCGGTTGGTCACAATATCAAACTTGTTTTTCTCCGCCATGCTTGACGGATGTTTGAAAGCATATAATAAAGGTAGAAAAAATGGCGGACAAAATTCCGGATTTCGTAAAATTGTGCTATAGATGAATATTTCTCTCACGAACAGTTCACGGCCGGatcattattttttacaaacCGTGAAACGATCTTTTAGAAGAAGAAATAATTAGATTTTAAACTAcatttattaaataattttcGGGGAGATAATATCTTTTTTAATCCTACCGGAACGTAGCATTATAGTCTTCAGCTGGTTTTAAATTTAGTATAGGTTAAGATACTTCCTGTTATGTTTTTTTCCGGTTGACGCGAACATGCCAAGTGAAAAAAACGATGTCCTTTTACGATGTACTTTCGTTATGTAagtgtttaaaaataaagtgaaaataccggtatttaaaaaaaatatcgcgATATATCATCGCCGACAATAATACCGCAATAACCGGTATTGCCGGTAATATTGCACACCACTATCCAAAATTAACAGAGGCACAATCTAACAAATTAGAAGGTATAATTACTCTTAATGAAGCATCAAATACTTTAAAagctatgaaaaataataaaagccCAGGCTCTGATGGGTTCACTGTggaattttttaaatgcttcTGGAAACAGTTAGGTACTTTTATAGTCAGATCAATTAATTATGGGTTCAATCAGGGTCAATTATCAATTACACAAAGACAGggcataataacatgtataccTAAGGGAGATAAGCCTCGACAATATCTTAAAAACTGGAGACCAATTTCTTTActcaatattatttataaaattgcaTCAGGATCAATAGCTAACCgaataaaaatagttttgaacAAATTAATTCATACTGATCAAACGGGTTTCATCTCAGGACGTTATATTGGGGAAAACACTCGaattgtttatgatattatgcAATATGCAGAAGATAAAAATATACCTGGAATGTTGttgattattgattttgaaaaggcttTTGACTCTGTTTCTTGGAAGTTTATTGATAAAGttcttgatttttttaaatttggggaAGATATTAAGAAATGGGTGAAGGTTCTACAAAACAATTCAAGCTCAGCGATTAATCAAGGGGGAAATCTGTCTCCATTTTTTGAAATAGAGAGAGGCTGTAGGCAGGGGGACCCAATtgcaccatatatatttataatgtgtgCTGAAATCTTAGCTATTAGAATAAGgaacaataataatataaaaggTATTGATGTTGATAATATTCCTATTTTACTGTCTCAATATGCTGATGACACTTCACTGATCTTGGATGGAACAGAGGAATCCCTTAAAGAATCTATTGATGAATTAAAATCTTTTGCAAAAATATCaggattgaaaataaatatatctaaaaccCAGGCTATTTGGATTGGAAGCAAAAAATATAGTGATGAAGTTGTCTACCCTGAACTGAATCTACAGTGGGGAAATCAAACATTTACACTTTTAGGAATCGAATTTCATGTTGACCTTCATCGAATACCTAAACTAAATTATGATAAGAAATTAGTAAAGTTAAAGGCACTTATTAGAATTTGGGAACGACGAGTCTTAACTCCAATCGGTAGAATTCATATTATAAAGGCTTTATTAATTTCTCAGTTCAATCATCTCTTTATCTCTTTGCCAAATCCAGATGAGAATTTCTTGAAAAAATTAAACACAGAActgtattgttttctttggaaAAGTAAAATAGATAAGGTGAAAAGAGATGtaactattaaaaaatacattgatggGGGGCTAAAAATGTTACATGTGAAGTCATTCATTGAATCTTTGAAGCTAACATGGTTAAGGAGACTTTTTACAAGTTCAAGTAAATGGCAGTTAATTCTTAGATCTTTTGTTGATGATCACCTTATGGCTAACTGTGGGATGGAATATATCTCAATATGTcacaataaatgtaaaaatctaTTCTGGAAAGATGTCTTTAAAGCATGGATAAAACTATCTAATAAAAACTACTTATATAAATCCCCAGATATGTTGGCTAAAACACCAATTTggtataataaattaattaaagtagataatcagaatattttttatcaagatTGGTACAATAAAGGAATTATTGTAATTAGTGacttaattaacaaaaacaataattcattttacTCCTTCGAAGAATTTCAATGGGtctttgatattaatacaaaCATCCTTAAATATCGAGGACTTATCTCAGCTATTAGAAAACATATTCAGAAACAGGAATTATCATCTCCTATCTACCCATTTATACCAATTGATATGGAAATTCTTTTTCGCAGTAAAAAGGGAACAAAAGACTTTTACTATTTACTcagtaaaaataacataatatccaCTGGAAGAAAAAAATGGGATATCTTCAACTTTGATAATGAAACATGGaggaaaatatacaaattgcctttttatataaccaaaaattcaaaactacagTGGCTACAATATAGAATTAATCAACACATCttaacaacaaattcatttctATTTAAGGCAGGAATAGCAGAAAATCCGTATTGCTACTGGTGCAAAACTGATATTGAAACAATAGAACATACACTTTGGGAATGTGATAAGGTGCAAgttatgttacaaaattttgagtttttattAGATTCTTTAATGATACCTTTCGCATATAATAaggaaacttttatttttggaCTATATAATCAAGATGGAATAAGAACACCAATAGACAgtacaatcattttaattattaaacagtatatttattcaacaaggtgtctacaaattaatttatctttgactggtctcaaaaaaactattaaagatcattatgttacacaaaaatatattgcaatgGGTAAAGGGGACAAGTATaaggaaaattttcaaaatgaatggaaaaaatggcaaaaattacTTAATATCTCTTAGAACTTCAATTTGCTGATTATTGTTCTTAGATTCT
Protein-coding regions in this window:
- the LOC117317072 gene encoding uncharacterized protein LOC117317072, which encodes MKEDMCQQMISLREEIRRENRELIERLEGRVFDLEEQNEDLKQTVTKLEQHLSDSEDKRIELEIKQNDLEQHGRKNSIRIVGLEDSNRNETVEDCVGKIVSFVKDKLKVAICKSDIDIAHRLGPFQRGKPRSIICKFTHRRKKIEIIQGRKVLKGSGIYITEDLTRINQQRLKAAFELQCVERSWSMDGKLFVLLKSGKKRRIYADTILSEAFLMDDNNFR